In Mycolicibacterium lutetiense, the sequence CGCCGTACAACCCGTCGAGCCCGTATTCGTCCACCAAGGCCGCCGCCGATCTGCTGGTGCGGGCCTGGGTGCGGTCCTACGGTGTGCGCGCGACGATCTCGAACTGTTCCAACAACTACGGCCCCTATCAACACGTGGAGAAGTTCATTCCGCGCCAGATCACCAACATCCTCACCGGCAGGCGCCCCAAGCTCTACGGCACCGGCGCCAATGTGCGCGACTGGATCCACGTCGACGATCACAACCGTGCGGTGTGGGAGATCCTCATGAATGGTCAGGCCGGCCGCACCTACCTCATCGGCGCAGAATGCGAGCGCAATAACCTCACCGTCATGCGCACCCTGCTGCGGTTGATGGACCGCGACCCGAACGACTTCGACCATGTCACCGATCGACAGGGCCACGACCTGCGCTACGCCATCGACCCGTCGACCCTGCACGACGAATTGGGGTGGGCGCCCAAGCACACCGATTTCGATGAGGGGCTCGCCGCCACGATCGAGTGGTATCGGGACAACGAATCCTGGTGGAGCCCTTTGAAAAAGGATGTAGAAGACGCCTACACGGGACGCGGCCAGTGACCGCGCGGGAGCTGACCGTCCCGGGCGCCTGGGAGATCACCCCTCGGCTGCACGGCGACGCACGCGGGCTGTTCTTCGAATGGTTCACCGACGCTGGGTTCGCCGAGATGACCGGGCACCACTTCGACCTGCGGCAGGCCAACTGTTCGGTGTCGGCGGCCGGGGTGCTGCGCGGTGTGCATTTCGCTCAGTTGCCTCCCAGCCAGGCCAAGTACGTGACCTGCGTCCGCGGTGCCGTGCTCGACGTGGTGGTCGACATCCGAGTGGGGTCCCCGACCTACGGACAGTGGGACTCGGTGCTGCTCGACGAACACAGTCGCCGTTCGATCTACCTGTCCGAGGGCCTCGGCCACGCCTTCCTGTCGATGGAGGATGACTCGACGGTGATGTACCTGTGTTCGGCGCCGTACAGCCCGGGGCAGGAGCACACCATCTTGGCCACCGATCTGGGGATCGACTGGCCGGTCAGCGAGCCGGTGCTGTCCGAGCGCGACGCGGCCGCCCCAACGCTGGAGCAGGTCCGCGCCGCCGGGCTCCTGCCGACGTGGGACGCAACCCGCGCCTTCGTCGACGAGCTGCGCGCCCGCGTCCGGGACTGAATCGTCCGGGACGTGAATTGAGGTAGTCGGCTACTGCATACGGCCCGGCCGGGTCCGACGACGATGAGCGCATCAACGCAACACGCGCCCATCGAATCGAGATCACGATGAACCGAACTTCGCGGTTGGCGACGACGCTTCTGGCCACCGGCGGTCTGGGCCTGGCCGGCCTGACACTCGGGACGGGTGCCGCCCAGGCCGCTGGTCCGTACCAGTGGTGTCCCGGCGATGAACCGGGCGGCTACGGCGGCGGGTTCAACTCGCCGGCGGACGCCCGACCGAATTGGGACTGGAACGTCTGCCACAGCTACCACTACGTCAACCAAGGCCAGGGCAATGTTTCGTCCACGGTCTGGGACGGGGACAACCCGCCACCGCCCTATCCGTGGCAGCCGCCCAACATGTGCTGGTCGCTGTTCCTCCCGCGCCCGTGCTGACACGGCGGATGGGATCAGTGCCCCTCCAGCAGCAGCGCGGCGTGCAGCAGCTTGTGGTCGAGCGCATGGGCGGTCAATCCACCCCGGCCGGTCATGGTCTCGGCGGCCACCAGCGCATTGACGATGGCCTCCTCGGTGGCTTCGATCGCCAGGTCGAACAGCCGGGTCATCAGCTGCGGCGCCACCATGCGCACCCCGATCTCGGGCCGGTTGGCATCGGGGTTCTCATCCCATCCGTACGGCGGAATCCCCCGGTTCCCGGTGGAGAAGGCCAGCATCATGTCGCCGCTGTACTGCTCACCGGTTCCGCCCACCCGGCCGACGGCCAGGGCGGACCGCTGCGCGAGCCGGGTGCATTGAAGCGGCAGCAGCGGCGCGTCGGTGGCGACGACGACGATGATCGAGCCGGCTCCGGCCGGGTAGCGCATCGGCAGATCAGGCGTCGGCACCAGTTCGGGGCCCACCATCTCGCCGACCGGCACGCCGTTGACCCGAAGACGTTCCCGCCGACCTTGATTCGCCTGCACCAGCACGCCGACGGTGTACTGCCCGGCCACCGTGTCGGTCACCCGCGAGGCGGTGCCGATGCCGCCTTTGAAGCCGTGGCAGATCATTCCCGTCCCGCCACCGACATTGCCCTCACCGACCGGCCCATCGGTGGCATCGTCGAGTGCGGCGAACACGTGCTCGGCCTGGACGTGATAGCCGTTGCTGTCGTTGAGCAGCCCGTCGTAGGTCTCCCCGACCACCGGCAGAGACCAGTACAACCCCTCGCCGCGGGCCTGCACCTGCGCCTCGACCAGGGCATCGCGAACGACACCGACGCTGTGGGTGTTGGTGAGCCCGATAGGCGTGGTGAGCTCGCCGGATTCGCGGATCCATTCCAGGCCGGTGAGCTCGCCGTTGCCATTGAGTCGGTGTGCGCCGGCGAAGACCGGTTCGGTGAAGATCCCCGGGTGCGGGACCACGACCGTGACACCCGTGTTGACCGGGTTGGGGCCGGACCGCTGGACCGTGTGGTGGCCGACGGACACTCCGGCCACATCGGTGATGGCATTCTTCGGACCGGTCGGATGTTCACCGATGACGACGCCGATGTCGCGGGCTCGGGGGCGTGGACGCGAGGAGCACTCGGGCACGCTTCCCCCGGAAGGTGGTGGCAAAATTGTTTTCAAGATTGGAAAATAATGGCTGCCGACGCCGCTCGATGCAACCGAACCGGCGAAAACCGGTAAGGATGTGACCCGTGGGACGGCCGAATCGACAAGCTCAACGACGCGAGGAGATCCTCGACGCTGCGATCACTCTGATCGAACGCAAGGATCTGACCGGCCTCCGGATCGCGGACGTGGCCGCTGAGCTCAAGGTGACCCCCAACGCGGTGCGGTACTACTTCCGGGAGATGGACCAACTGCTCTCGGCACTCGCGCAGCGCTCCGACCGCAAGTTCTACGACGATCGGCTCGCCGTGGTGCAGCGCACCGCCGATGCCCGCGATCAGATCGCTTTCATGATCGCCGCCGGCCTACCGTCGGGACCGGAGGACGCCGAGTGGCGGGCGATCCTGCGGGCTGTCCTGGCGGCCGGGTTCGTGCTCGATCAACGCCCCGACGTCCAGCACATCTATCACCGCCAGGTCGATCTCTACGCCCAGATTCTCGAATCTGGATCTGCGGCAGGCACATTCACGCTGACAGCGCCCGCCCGAGATATCGCGATGCCCCTGATGGCGATGGAGGACTATCTCGGATACCGCATCGTGGCACGAGATCCCGACCTCGACCGGGCCACCGCGCTGCGGCTGATGCGGGGCTATGCCGAACTCGCGACGGGGGCGCAGCTTCCGGTGACGGTGTGACCACCCGCGCCCCGCTCGGGGCAACGCTGCTGGTGGTGATCGCCGCGGTCAGCCAGGAGGTGGGCGCGGCGTTCGCGGTCGGCCTGTTCGCCGCGGTCGGGACAGTGGGAGCGTTGTTCGCCCGGTTCGCGGTGGCGGGGGTCATCCTGTGTGCGGCGGTACGTCCGACCGTTCGGGGCCTGACGAGACAGGCCTGGGGTGCGGCGATCGCCCTGACCGCGACGCTGGCCACGATGAACTTCTGCTTCTACCTGGCCATCGCGCGGATCCCACTGGGAATCGCGGTGACCATCGAAGCCCTGGGTCCACTGATCCTCTCGGTGGTGACCGGTCAGAGCCGGGCCGCATGGTTGTGGGCGGTGCTGGCCCTCGCCGGCGTCGCATCGCTGGGCCTGCCGCACGCCGGGGGCGGGCATTTCGAGGCCACGGGATTCGCTTTCGCGGCCGCGGCGGGGGTGGCCTGGGCCGGCTACATCCTGGCGTCTGCACGTACCGCCGTGGAGTTCCGTCGCGTCGACGGCCTGGCACTTGCCACCGCCATGGGCGCACTTGTCGTCGCCCCGTTTGCGGTCGCCTCGGCGCACCTGCAGGCACTGGACTGGCGCGTCCTCGGGATTGGCGCCGCGGTGGGGGTGTTGTCGTCGGTGATCCCGTACTCGCTGGAGCTGATCTCCCTGCGCCGGCTGCCGCCCGCCACATTTGCCGTGCTGACCTGCCTGTCACCGGTCGCCGCCGCGCTTGCCGGGCTCGTGGTACTCGGTCAGCAGATCGGAGTTCTCGGCTACCTCGGTGTCGCCCTGGTCACGGTCGCCGGCATCGGCGCGGTGCGATCGGCCCGCTCCGGCCGGGCCGAACCCCTCGGCTGACGAGCATGAACAGACGCGCAGGTACCCCCGGGGTGAACATTTGGGGTACCCGCGCGTCAGCTCACCGGTTTAGTCGGCGTCGCCCTTGCCGGTCGAACCGGTGCCGCTGTCGTGGGATCCCGACGCCGCCTTCTTCTCAGGCTTGGCGAACGCCTTCTTGATCCCCTCATCGACCTTCTTGACGGTCGACGAGATCGTGTCTCTCACATCGGAAGCCACCTTGGCCGACCGATCAGACCCGGCCCGGTCGATCCCGCTCTTGCCCGGAACCGCGATGAGGCTCTGCCGGACAAGGGGTTTCGTGGTCTTCTTGACTTGTTCCGTCTCGCCCGACGGTTCCGTCGTCGACGGCTCGGGTTCGGGCGCGTCAACCGCCGATACGGGGGTTGCGTCGGTGTCCGTCGTGGCCGGCAATTCCTTGGCCGGTGCTGCCGCCGGCAGCGACAACGTCACAGCATCCGTAACCGCCGGTGTGCCGGACCGCTCCGCAGTCGCAGGTGCGGGCGGAGGCGGGTTGAGGATGTTACGGACCCTGACACGGCTGCGATCGAGGTGCACCCTTACCCCGCCGGCAATACTCAGCACTGCGTCGGCGGTATTGGCGATGCCGTGCTGGACGGCGTTGACCGCCCGCCCGGCATCACCTGCCGGAATCGCGACTGCGAGCTCATCGAGGGCGCCAGCTACCGCGTTCACCACAGTGAACACTCTCATTGCCTGCCCCATGGTGATCGACCAACTTACCCCCATGGCTTCGCTCACCAATTGCCCCGCGACGACGAACTGTTGCCGCACATAGGCCGGGATAGCCGGCCACTGCTGGATCAGCTGGAAGATCGGCCCACTGAAGACGGGGGTGAACTCGCCGACCGCGCCGGTGAAGTCACCCGTGGCAGCCCTTTGGGCCGCTCTGCCCATGGCGGCCGGAAAATTGGCTGCCACGGTGGAGACCTGCTGACCGACCACTGTCGCGACCCCGCCCAGGAGTTGACCATCCGACATCGCCTTCCCGATCAACCCGTTGACGATCGGGAAGGGATTGTCGATCTGCGCCTGAATGGCCTGCTGAACAAGCGTGTCCACCCGCTCGAAGACCGGGCTGAACACGGCGATCGGATCGTCAATGGCCGTGCCACTGAGTTGCACTGCGTGGGTCTGGATTTCGGGCGGCGGGGCAGTCACCGGGGTGACTGCGATGACACCGGCGCCGACCAGGGCGACGCCGGCGGTCATATACGGCCGTAGAGCGAGTCTCACTCGTTCTCCTTCTGTGCTACGAGGCGCCAGCAGCCGCTGGCCGCGTGACCGTAACTGAGAAGTAGCTGAGACACATTCGCATTCTGTGCGGGGTTCGAATTATTGACCGCGACGCCGTCTACAGCGCAGATCTGGCGACGAACCGACGAGATAACGGCCAGGCAATCGCGAGGTTGTATGCCAATCCGCCGACGAGATACGGCCACCAGGTGCCATGCGCGCTGGCGACCCAGAACGCCTTGGCAGCCCAATACGGCGGCAGCACTCCGAAGGCCAGGTTCCACGGCGAGTCGATGAACCACGGCAGGCACGGCAGGCCGGCGATCAGCATGCCCAACGCACGCAGCATCGCGATGCCCTGAATCTTGTTGCCCGCCAGGTTGACAATCAGTAGCTGCGTCACCACGGCCGACAGTCCGGCGACCAACCCGATCGGGAGGAGTGCCCCGGTCAGCCCCGGCTCCAGGATGCCACTGAACGACAATGTCGCGATCACATAGACCGTGGTCACCACCATGACTGTGCCCGCTCGATAGGCGAAGAACGTCGACATCGGTACCGGCGTCACGCGCAGTGCCGCCATCGTGCCGGCGTCGACCTCGTCGAGCATCAGGAACGCACCAAGTCCCCCGGCGATGATGATGCTGGTCAGTAGGAGAAACGCGGTGAGCACCAGTGGGTAATACGGCACGAGGTCGAAGTCGTAACGCTGCGCCAGCATCTCAGCGACCTTGGGCGTCAGGAGAGCCACGCCACTGGTCCAGATCACGGGTGCGAACACCACCATCACCAGCAACGGATCACGGTAGGTGCCACGAATATCGTTGCGGCCGAACGCAGCCAGGGCTCGGCCGGTGGCGGAACTCAGTACTGCGGTCACAGCACACCCGACCTTTCGACCACATAGCGTCCGAACAGCACGTGAGCGGACCGCCACAGAACGACCAGCGACAGCACGGGATACAGCACCGCATAGAGCAGCTGCCAGTTCGTCAACGCCGTCTGATCGAACGCCACACCCAAGAGCAGCAGCGGACCCTGGGTGGGCACGACGTACAACACCGGGTTCGGCCAGAGCCCCGAGTAGTAGATCAGTGGCGGCACCAGCATGACCGCAAGCGGGATGGTGGCGGCCAGAAACCAGTCGGTGACCGAGGCGAACGGTAGCGACGTGATGAACCCGACCAGCAGCATCAGCAGAGTGCCGAGCAGGACCCCGAGGACCAGCGGCACCGGATGGTAGCTGAATCCGTCGGCGATGGTTGATATCACGATTGCCACGAACAACGAGATCGACAACAACACAAAGAGTTTGGCTGTCAAGTACTCCCAGAACCGCAACGGGGTGGAGATGACGGCGCCGAGCGTCCGCTCCTGTTTCTCGAAGAACACCGAGCCGCCGATGAAAAAGAAGCCGATGATCGCGATGTCACCGACGAGCACGTACGGTTCGGCGACCGGGCGCAGGTCGCGCGGCATCGGCAGCAGTACCGCCAGCCAGATGAGACCGGAGAACACACCCGCGTGCAGGAACTTCTGCCGGGTCGCCACGGTCAGTTCGAGCCTCATCGCGGTGAGCAACCGGCTCATGACAGCCGTCGCCCAGTGACCTCGACGAAGACGTCGTTGAGACTCGCTTCGCGACTGTGGATCGTCTCGACGTGGTGATTGCGCAGAATCGCATGGAAATCCGTATTGTCGGCCAGGCCGTCCATCCCGTACTCGGCGGTGGCCAGCCCGTCGGGGGCGCGGTACTGCAACCGGACGCGGCGTTGGCTACGGGCGATCTTGAGTTCGGCCGGGGTATCCAGCGCCACGATGGCACCGTCGACGACGAAAGCCACCCGGTCGCACAGTTCATCGGCGGTGGACATGTCGTGGGTGGTGAGGAAGATCGTGCGGCCCCGAGCCTTCAGGTCCAGGATGATGCGCTTCACCTTGCCGGCCGTGACGGGATCGAGCCCCGAGGTGGGTTCGTCGAGGAACAGCAGCTCGGGGTTGTTGATCAGCGACCGCGCGAACGTCAGCCGCATCTGCATTCCCTTGGAGTACTGGGCAACTCGGGTGTTGGCGGCGTCACCCAGATCGACCGCCTCGAGCAGTTCCATCGGGTCGGCCGTCGGCCCGTCGTACAGGGAGCCGAAGAACCGGAGGTTCTCCAGGCCGGTGAGTTTGTGATAGTGGTTGGGAAGTTCGAAGGACACGCCGACGCGTTGGTAGTAGTCCGGTCCCCAGTCCACGGGGTCGCGGCCCCACACCGTGGCCTGGCCGCCGTGCCCGCGCAGCAGACCGATGAGTAGCTTCTGCGTGGTGGATTTCCCGGCACCGCTGGGCCCGAGGAAACCGAAGATCTCCCCGGGCGCGACGCTGAAATCCATACCGCGCACGGCCGGTTCGGTCGCCTTGGGATAGGTGAACGTCAGCCCTCGGACGTCGATGACATCGGTCGCAGTAAGCATCAGTGCCCTTCGATGCAGGAGGAAACATTTCCACTCCACGCTTTCCAGAGTGTCCACGACTGTACTAAACTTTCAGAAATTATTGAAGACTATTCTTGGCGAAGAGGATTCGCGGTGCCGAAGTCCACAGACCTACAGCACGGAGCCGAGCAGCTGGCTTTGGTGCTCAGCAGACACGGCATGCAGCGGATGCCCGCGCGCGTGCTCGCCACCCTGCTGTTCTCCGAACAATCCAGCGTCACGATGGCCGAGTTGGCCGAAACCCTGCAGGCCAGCGCCGGGTCGATCTCGGGGTCCCTGAAGATGCTGACGTCGGTCGGCCTGGCCGAGCGGGTTCCCGCCCCGGCCAGCCGACGCGACCACTTCCGGTTACGTGACGACGCGTGGGCGGTCCTGTTCACCAGCCAGAACGAGACGATCGCGGCCATGCAAGCCGCCGCCGACGCCGGCATCACGGACACCGGCGGCAACGGCCCGGCTTACCACCGCCTGACCCAGATGCGCGACTTCTACGCATTTCTGATGGCCGAGATCCCCACCCTGCTGGATCGCTGGCAGCAACAGAAGGCTCAGGGCAGCAATCCGACCTGACGGTAGACAGCCCGGAGATACCGCCGCATCTCGTCGGTGTCACCCGCGAAAAAGGCCACTTCCGAACCCCTTGCCAAAGACTCCGGCCAATTACTAGGATATGCAAGTATCTCGGGCGCTTCCGGGGCCTCGCCACGCGCATATCTCTTGGATGGATGTCATGACCACACAAATTCAGCACTACATCGACGGCCAGCGCACCAACGCCGGATCGACCCGCACAGCCGACGTGCTCTACCCCAGCACCGGTGAGGTGCAGGCGCAGGTGCTGTTGGCCTCGGCCGCCGACGTCGACGCCGCGGTCGCCTCGGCCGTCAAAGCCCAGAAGGAATGGGCCGCCTGGAACCCGCAGCGCCGCTCCCGCGTCCTGATGAAGTTCATCGAGCTGGTCAACGCCAATGCCGATGAGCTCGCCGAGTTGCTCTCCAAGGAGCACGGCAAGACCGTCCCCGACTCGCTCGGCGACATCCAGCGCGGCATCGAGGTCATCGAGTTCGCCGTCGGCATCCCGCACCTGATGAAGGGCGAGTTCACCGAGGGCGCGGGCACCGGCATCGACGTCTACTCGATCCGCCAGCCACTGGGGGTGGTCGCCGGAATCACCCCGTTCAACTTCCCGGCGATGATCCCGCTGTGGAAGGCCGGTCCGGCACTCGCGTGCGGTAACGCCCTGATTCTCAAGCCTTCCGAGCGGGATCCTTCGGTTCCGCTGCGGCTGGCCGAATTGTTCACCGAGGCCGGCCTGCCGCCGGGCGTACTGCAGGTGGTGCAGGGCGACAAGGAAGCCGTCGACGCCATCATCGAGCACCCTGACATCAAGGCCATCGGCTTCGTCGGATCCTCGGACATCGCGCAGTACATCTACTCCGGTGCGGCCGCCCACGGTAAGCGCGCCCAGTGCTTCGGTGGCGCCAAGAACCACATGGTGGTGCTGCCCGACGCCGACCTTGATCAGGCCGTCGACGCGCTGATCGGCGCCGGCTACGGCAGTGCCGGCGAGCGCTGCATGGCGATCAGTGTCGCTGTCCCGGTGGGCGAGGAGACAGCGAACCGGTTGCGCAACAAGCTCGTCGAGCGGATCAACCAGCTGCGGGTCGGGCACAGCCTGGACCCCAAGGCCGACTACGGCCCACTGGTCACCGGTGCCGCCCTCGAGCGGGTCCGCGACTACATCGGCCAGGGCGTCGAGTCCGGGGCCGAGCTGGTGGTCGACGGTCGCGAGCGGGCGAGCGACGATCTGGCCTTCGGCGATCACGATCTATCCAAGGGCTACTTCATCGGCCCCACCCTGTTCGACAACGTCACCACCGACATGTCGATCTACACCGACGAGATCTTCGGACCGGTGCTGTGCATCGTGCGTGCGCACGACTACGAAGAAGCCCTGCGGCTGCCCTCGGAGCATGAGTACGGCAACGGCGTGGCGGTGTTCACCCGTGACGGCGACGCTGCCCGCGACTTCGTCTCGCGGGTGCAGGTCGGCATGGTGGGGGTCAACGTGCCGATCCCGGTTCCGGTGTCCTACCACAGCTTCGGCGGCTGGAAGCGGTCCGGCTTCGGCGATCTGAACCAGTACGGGACCGCGTCGATCCAGTTCTACACCAAGGTCAAGACCGTGACCGAGCGCTGGCCGTCGGGCATCAAGGATGGCGCCGAGTTCGTCATCCCGACCTTCAAGTAGGGACGTTCACCACCATGTTCGAGATGGATGACGACGAACGCGTGATCGCCGACACGGCGGCCGCGTTCGCCGAAAAGCGCATCGCACCATACGCGTTGGAGTGGGACATGACGCACCACTTCCCCACCGATGTGTTGCGCGAGGCTGCCGAACTCGGCATGGGCGCGATCTACTGCGGTGAGGACGCCGGCGGCAGCGGGCTGCGCCGACTGGATGCGGTACGCATCTTCGAGCAACTCGCGGCCGCCGACCCCACGCTGGCGGCGTTCCTGTCCATCCACAACATGTGCGCCTGGATGGTGGACAGCTTCGGCACCGAGGAGCAGCGCAAGACCTGGGTGCCGAAGCTGGCCTCGATGGAGACCATCGCCAGCTACTGTCTGACCGAGCCAGGTGCCGGCTCGGATGCGGCGGCGCTGCGGACCAGGGCGGTTCGTGACGGCGATCATTACGTCCTCGACGGGGTCAAGCAGTTCATCTCCGGCGCGGGCATCTCGGACATGTACATCGTGATGGCCAGAACCGGCGCCGACGGCCCGAAGGGCATCTCGGCCTTCGTGGTCGAGAAGGACACGCCGGGGCTGAGTTTCGGTGCGCAGGAGCAGAAGATGGGCTGGAACGCCCAACCCACCGCACAGGTGATCTTCGAAGGGGTGCGCGTCCCGGCCGACGCCCTGCTCGGCGGCACCGAGGGCACCGGATTCGGGATCGCCATGAACGGCCTGAACGGCGGGCGGATCAACATTGCTGCCTGCTCGCTGGGCGGAGCTCAGGCCGCCTACGCCAAGACGTTGAGCTATCTGGCCGACCGTCAGGCCTTCGGCGGCGCCCTGATCGACGAGCCCACCATCCGGTTCACCTTGGCCGATATGGCCACCGGTTTGGAGACGTCACGAAACATGTTGTGGCGGGCAGCCTCCGCGCTCGATGGCAACCACCCCGACAAGGTGACGCTGTGTGCGATGGCCAAGCGGTATGTCACCGACACGTGTTACGAGGTGGCCGATCAGGCGTTGCAGTTGCATGGCGGCTACGGCTATCTGACTGAGTACGGTCTGGAGAAAATCGTCCGGGATCTGCGGGTGCACCGCATCCTTGAGGGAACCAACGAAATCATGCGTGTGGTGATCGGACGC encodes:
- a CDS encoding GbsR/MarR family transcriptional regulator, giving the protein MQRMPARVLATLLFSEQSSVTMAELAETLQASAGSISGSLKMLTSVGLAERVPAPASRRDHFRLRDDAWAVLFTSQNETIAAMQAAADAGITDTGGNGPAYHRLTQMRDFYAFLMAEIPTLLDRWQQQKAQGSNPT
- a CDS encoding CoA-acylating methylmalonate-semialdehyde dehydrogenase gives rise to the protein MTTQIQHYIDGQRTNAGSTRTADVLYPSTGEVQAQVLLASAADVDAAVASAVKAQKEWAAWNPQRRSRVLMKFIELVNANADELAELLSKEHGKTVPDSLGDIQRGIEVIEFAVGIPHLMKGEFTEGAGTGIDVYSIRQPLGVVAGITPFNFPAMIPLWKAGPALACGNALILKPSERDPSVPLRLAELFTEAGLPPGVLQVVQGDKEAVDAIIEHPDIKAIGFVGSSDIAQYIYSGAAAHGKRAQCFGGAKNHMVVLPDADLDQAVDALIGAGYGSAGERCMAISVAVPVGEETANRLRNKLVERINQLRVGHSLDPKADYGPLVTGAALERVRDYIGQGVESGAELVVDGRERASDDLAFGDHDLSKGYFIGPTLFDNVTTDMSIYTDEIFGPVLCIVRAHDYEEALRLPSEHEYGNGVAVFTRDGDAARDFVSRVQVGMVGVNVPIPVPVSYHSFGGWKRSGFGDLNQYGTASIQFYTKVKTVTERWPSGIKDGAEFVIPTFK
- the rfbB gene encoding dTDP-glucose 4,6-dehydratase, whose amino-acid sequence is MRLLVTGGAGFIGANFVRLAVGDALTTSVTVLDAMTYAGSRESLAPVADQVRLVQGDIADADLVNQLVAEADAVIHFAAETHVDNSVANPQPFLHSNVVGTFTVLEAVRAHGVRLHHISTDEVYGDLELDDPGRFTEGTPYNPSSPYSSTKAAADLLVRAWVRSYGVRATISNCSNNYGPYQHVEKFIPRQITNILTGRRPKLYGTGANVRDWIHVDDHNRAVWEILMNGQAGRTYLIGAECERNNLTVMRTLLRLMDRDPNDFDHVTDRQGHDLRYAIDPSTLHDELGWAPKHTDFDEGLAATIEWYRDNESWWSPLKKDVEDAYTGRGQ
- a CDS encoding acyl-CoA dehydrogenase family protein; this translates as MFEMDDDERVIADTAAAFAEKRIAPYALEWDMTHHFPTDVLREAAELGMGAIYCGEDAGGSGLRRLDAVRIFEQLAAADPTLAAFLSIHNMCAWMVDSFGTEEQRKTWVPKLASMETIASYCLTEPGAGSDAAALRTRAVRDGDHYVLDGVKQFISGAGISDMYIVMARTGADGPKGISAFVVEKDTPGLSFGAQEQKMGWNAQPTAQVIFEGVRVPADALLGGTEGTGFGIAMNGLNGGRINIAACSLGGAQAAYAKTLSYLADRQAFGGALIDEPTIRFTLADMATGLETSRNMLWRAASALDGNHPDKVTLCAMAKRYVTDTCYEVADQALQLHGGYGYLTEYGLEKIVRDLRVHRILEGTNEIMRVVIGRSESARARNSA
- a CDS encoding DmpA family aminopeptidase, whose amino-acid sequence is MPECSSRPRPRARDIGVVIGEHPTGPKNAITDVAGVSVGHHTVQRSGPNPVNTGVTVVVPHPGIFTEPVFAGAHRLNGNGELTGLEWIRESGELTTPIGLTNTHSVGVVRDALVEAQVQARGEGLYWSLPVVGETYDGLLNDSNGYHVQAEHVFAALDDATDGPVGEGNVGGGTGMICHGFKGGIGTASRVTDTVAGQYTVGVLVQANQGRRERLRVNGVPVGEMVGPELVPTPDLPMRYPAGAGSIIVVVATDAPLLPLQCTRLAQRSALAVGRVGGTGEQYSGDMMLAFSTGNRGIPPYGWDENPDANRPEIGVRMVAPQLMTRLFDLAIEATEEAIVNALVAAETMTGRGGLTAHALDHKLLHAALLLEGH
- a CDS encoding dTDP-4-dehydrorhamnose 3,5-epimerase family protein; this translates as MTARELTVPGAWEITPRLHGDARGLFFEWFTDAGFAEMTGHHFDLRQANCSVSAAGVLRGVHFAQLPPSQAKYVTCVRGAVLDVVVDIRVGSPTYGQWDSVLLDEHSRRSIYLSEGLGHAFLSMEDDSTVMYLCSAPYSPGQEHTILATDLGIDWPVSEPVLSERDAAAPTLEQVRAAGLLPTWDATRAFVDELRARVRD
- a CDS encoding fluoroquinolone export ABC transporter permease subunit — translated: MSRLLTAMRLELTVATRQKFLHAGVFSGLIWLAVLLPMPRDLRPVAEPYVLVGDIAIIGFFFIGGSVFFEKQERTLGAVISTPLRFWEYLTAKLFVLLSISLFVAIVISTIADGFSYHPVPLVLGVLLGTLLMLLVGFITSLPFASVTDWFLAATIPLAVMLVPPLIYYSGLWPNPVLYVVPTQGPLLLLGVAFDQTALTNWQLLYAVLYPVLSLVVLWRSAHVLFGRYVVERSGVL
- a CDS encoding EamA family transporter, whose product is MTTRAPLGATLLVVIAAVSQEVGAAFAVGLFAAVGTVGALFARFAVAGVILCAAVRPTVRGLTRQAWGAAIALTATLATMNFCFYLAIARIPLGIAVTIEALGPLILSVVTGQSRAAWLWAVLALAGVASLGLPHAGGGHFEATGFAFAAAAGVAWAGYILASARTAVEFRRVDGLALATAMGALVVAPFAVASAHLQALDWRVLGIGAAVGVLSSVIPYSLELISLRRLPPATFAVLTCLSPVAAALAGLVVLGQQIGVLGYLGVALVTVAGIGAVRSARSGRAEPLG
- a CDS encoding TetR/AcrR family transcriptional regulator; the protein is MGRPNRQAQRREEILDAAITLIERKDLTGLRIADVAAELKVTPNAVRYYFREMDQLLSALAQRSDRKFYDDRLAVVQRTADARDQIAFMIAAGLPSGPEDAEWRAILRAVLAAGFVLDQRPDVQHIYHRQVDLYAQILESGSAAGTFTLTAPARDIAMPLMAMEDYLGYRIVARDPDLDRATALRLMRGYAELATGAQLPVTV
- a CDS encoding ABC transporter permease — its product is MTAVLSSATGRALAAFGRNDIRGTYRDPLLVMVVFAPVIWTSGVALLTPKVAEMLAQRYDFDLVPYYPLVLTAFLLLTSIIIAGGLGAFLMLDEVDAGTMAALRVTPVPMSTFFAYRAGTVMVVTTVYVIATLSFSGILEPGLTGALLPIGLVAGLSAVVTQLLIVNLAGNKIQGIAMLRALGMLIAGLPCLPWFIDSPWNLAFGVLPPYWAAKAFWVASAHGTWWPYLVGGLAYNLAIAWPLSRRFVARSAL
- a CDS encoding ABC transporter ATP-binding protein; the encoded protein is MLTATDVIDVRGLTFTYPKATEPAVRGMDFSVAPGEIFGFLGPSGAGKSTTQKLLIGLLRGHGGQATVWGRDPVDWGPDYYQRVGVSFELPNHYHKLTGLENLRFFGSLYDGPTADPMELLEAVDLGDAANTRVAQYSKGMQMRLTFARSLINNPELLFLDEPTSGLDPVTAGKVKRIILDLKARGRTIFLTTHDMSTADELCDRVAFVVDGAIVALDTPAELKIARSQRRVRLQYRAPDGLATAEYGMDGLADNTDFHAILRNHHVETIHSREASLNDVFVEVTGRRLS